From a single Arachis hypogaea cultivar Tifrunner chromosome 3, arahy.Tifrunner.gnm2.J5K5, whole genome shotgun sequence genomic region:
- the LOC112789378 gene encoding putative calcium-transporting ATPase 11, plasma membrane-type, translating to MERYLRDNFYVQPKRPTSDALRRWRSAVAVVKNPRRRFRMVANLAQRAEAEQKRKKSQEKVRVALYVQKAALQFISAGNRSSEYMLSKEVQEAGFGIEPDELAEIVHSHDTKSLERNEGVEGLAKRVCVSLQDGIHSQDISHRQKIFGCNQYTEKPQRSFWMFVWDAMQDLTLMILIVCAVISVGVGISTEGFPKGMYDGVGIILCILLVVFVTSISDYRQSLQFKDLDKEKKNVRIQVTREGKRQKVSIYELVVGDIVHLSIGDVIPADGIFISGFSLLIDESSLSGESEAVHVDHEKPFLLSGTSVQDGSAKMLVTSVGMRTEWGKLMDTLNEGGDDETPLQVKLNGVATIIGKIGLGFAVLTFLVLTGRYLLEKVKHHEIAHWSMDDASKLLNFFATAVIIIVVAVPEGLPLAVTLSLAFAMKKLMNDKALVRHLSACETMGSAGCICTDKTGTLTTNHMVVDKLWICEQTKAIKKGDGESVLKNFVPEEIFDLFLQSIFQNTGSEIVKGEDGKNKVMGTPTETALLECGLMLGGDSKSYNDKYKIMKVEPFNSEKKKMSVLVALPDGTINKSRAFCKGASEIVLKNCNKVINADGKVVDLNEEQRKSIIEVIDGFACEALRTLGIAFKDMEGSSSESNGIPEDNYTFVAIIGIKDPVRPGVKEAVKTCLEAGINVRMVTGDNINTAKAIAKECGILTDGIAIEGPEFRNKSQQELEEIIPKLQVMARSLPLDKHKLVTHLRNDFNEVVAVTGDGTNDAPALHEADIGLAMGIAGTEVAKENADVIVMDDNFATIVNVAKWGRSVYINIQKFVQFQLTVNVVALMLNFVSACVSGSAPLTAVQMLWVNMIMDTLGALALATEPPHGGLMKRPPIGKDTKFITPVMWRNIIGQSIYQTIVLLLLKFRGKQILKLSDSDSTLLNTVIFNAFVFCQVFNEINSRDMEKINVVRGMLSSWVFLVVIASTVTFQVVIVEFLGTFAQTVPLSKDLWLFSVLIGAVSLVIAVVLKCIPVGTTDSHYQPASHDGYEQLPSGPDMA from the exons ATGGAGAGGTACCTCAGAGACAACTTTTACGTTCAGCCCAAGCGCCCTACCTCCGACGCCCTCCGCCGATGGAGGTCCGCCGTCGCCGTCGTCAAGAACCCCCGCCGCCGATTCCGTATGGTCGCCAATCTCGCCCAACGCGCCGAAGCCGAACAGAAGCGCAAGAAGAGTCAG GAAAAGGTCAGGGTGGCTCTCTATGTGCAAAAAGCAGCATTGCAATTCATTAGCG CTGGAAACCGTAGTTCTGAGTACATGCTCTCCAAAGAGGTACAAGAAGCGGGTTTTGGAATTGAGCCAGATGAATTAGCGGAAATTGTTCATTCCCATGACACCAAATCTTTGGAGCGCAATGAAGGAGTTGAAGGTTTAGCTAAGCGTGTTTGTGTGTCTCTTCAAGATGGTATTCATTCACAAGATATTTCACACAGACAGAAGATCTTCGGTTGTAATCAGTACACAGAGAAGCCGCAAAGAAGCTTCTGGATGTTTGTTTGGGATGCAATGCAAGACTTGACACTCATGATCCTCATTGTCTGTGCTGTGATTTCAGTAGGTGTTGGAATATCAACGGAAGGTTTTCCAAAAGGTATGTATGATGGAGTTGGAATTATACTTTGCATTCTGTTAGTGGTATTTGTCACTTCAATCAGTGACTACAGACAGAGTTTGCAATTCAAAGATTTggataaagaaaagaagaatgtcaGAATCCAAGTCACAAGAGAGGGTAAAAGACAGAAGGTTTCGATTTATGAACTTGTGGTGGGAGACATAGTTCATCTTTCAATAGGAGATGTAATCCCTGCAGATGGAATTTTCATATCAGGTTTCAGCTTGTTGATTGATGAATCAAGCTTATCTGGTGAGAGTGAAGCAGTGCATGTTGATCATGAGAAGCCTTTTCTTCTATCAGGGACATCCGTTCAAGATGGTTCTGCAAAGATGCTAGTGACTTCTGTTGGTATGAGAACTGAATGGGGAAAACTGATGGATACTTTGAATGAAGGAGGTGATGACGAGACACCACTTCAGGTCAAGCTCAATGGTGTTGCCACAATTATAGGAAAGATAGGACTTGGTTTTGCAGTCCTAACATTCCTGGTTTTGACTGGAAGGTACTTGTTGGAGAAAGTAAAACATCATGAGATTGCTCATTGGTCCATGGATGATGCATCAAAGCTTCTCAATTTCTTTGCCACTGCTGTGATCATAATTGTTGTGGCAGTTCCTGAGGGACTTCCTTTGGCAGTCACACTAAGCCTTGCGTTTGCAATGAAGAAACTTATGAATGATAAGGCACTTGTAAGGCACCTTTCGGCATGCGAAACGATGGGCTCGGCCGGCTGTATCTGCACGGATAAGACAGGAACCTTGACGACAAATCACATGGTTGTTGACAAGTTATGGATATGTGAACAAACTAAGGCAATAAAAAAGGGTGATGGTGAGAGTGTCTTGAAGAATTTTGTTCCTGAAGAGATATTTGATCTCTTTCTGCAGTCTATATTTCAGAACACAGGCTCTGAGATTGTCAAAGGGGAAGATGGTAAGAACAAGGTCATGGGAACTCCCACGGAAACGGCATTGTTGGAATGCGGATTGATGTTGGGAGGTGATTCTAAATCTTACAATGACAAGTACAAGATAATGAAGGTTGAGCCTTTCAATTCTGAGAAAAAAAAGATGTCTGTGCTTGTGGCCCTTCCTGATGGCACCATCAACAAGTCTAGAGCATTTTGTAAAGGAGCATCAGAAATAGTTCTCAAGAATTGTAACAAGGTTATTAATGCAGATGGGAAAGTGGTGGATTTGAATGAAGAACAGAGAAAGAGCATCATAGAAGTAATAGATGGTTTTGCTTGTGAGGCTCTGAGAACACTCGGCATTGCCTTCAAGGATATGGAAGGATCTTCTTCTGAAAGTAATGGCATTCCTGAGGATAACTACACATTCGTAGCAATTATTGGAATCAAGGATCCAGTGAGACCTGGAGTTAAAGAAGCTGTGAAGACTTGTTTAGAAGCTGGAATCAATGTTAGAATGGTAACTGGTGATAACATAAACACTGCTAAAGCCATTGCTAAAGAATGTGGCATCTTGACAGATGGAATTGCTATTGAGGGACCAGAATTCAGGAATAAAAGCCAGCAGGAGTTGGAGGAGATCATACCAAAACTCCAG GTGATGGCTAGGTCCCTGCCTCTTGACAAGCACAAATTAGTAACCCATTTGAGGAATGATTTTAATGAAGTTGTGGCAGTGACAGGTGATGGGACCAATGATGCTCCAGCATTACATGAGGCTGATATTGGACTCGCCATGGGTATTGCAGGGACAGAG GTTGCAAAAGAGAATGCGGATGTGATTGTAATGGACGACAACTTTGCCACCATAGTGAATGTTGCCAAATGGGGTCGTTCTGTTTATATAAACATACAAAAGTTTGTTCAGTTCCAATTAACAGTCAACGTTGTAGCTCTCATGCTAAATTTTGTTTCAGCATGTGTCTCAG GCTCTGCTCCTCTTACCGCTGTTCAAATGCTTTGGGTGAACATGATCATGGACACACTTGGCGCATTGGCATTGGCTACTGAACCTCCCCATGGTGGACTCATGAAGAGGCCACCTATTGGAAAGGACACCAAATTCATAACCCCTGTCATGTGGAGGAACATAATTGGTCAGAGTATTTATCAAACTATTGTCCTGTTGCTACTCAAATTTCGCGGCAAGCAGATTCTCAAGCTCAGTGATTCTGATTCTACCCTACTCAATACTGTCATATTCAACGCCTTTGTATTTTGCCAG GTGTTCAACGAGATAAATAGCCGTGACATGGAAAAGATAAATGTTGTAAGAGGCATGTTGAGCAGCTGGGTATTCCTTGTGGTGATAGCATCAACAGTAACATTTCAAGTGGTAATAGTTGAGTTTTTAGGAACATTTGCACAAACAGTGCCACTGAGTAAGGACTTGTGGTTATTCAGCGTGTTAATTGGTGCGGTTAGTTTAGTGATAGCTGTTGTCCTAAAATGCATTCCTGTTGGTACCACTGACTCCCATTATCAACCTGCTTCTCATGATGGCTACGAGCAGCTACCAAGTGGACCTGACATGGCATGA